The nucleotide sequence CTTCATATCGATCTTTTACAAAGCTCATATCGCCTTGTTGGAAGAGCTGAAAACCGTTGGCGAGTCGATATTGCTGGTACAGATGATACACATGCCGCCGCTCCCAGGAGCGGGTTTTGTCACTAAGTCGCGCCACACCATCGTAGACATACAATTTGCCGCCCACGTCTGCCGTATCGAGGACATTGAGCAATCCGCCTTGTTCTTTTACCGAATGGTTGAGGTGGCGGTAGTGGGCCAGGGCCGTGTATTTTTTGTTTTTGGAAGTATAGCTCCCCTGAAAGAGAAAATTCCAGTTCTGCACCAGATTAGCCTCTTTTTTCAACGTACTAAAGGTACCGTATAATTTATTGGAGGTGAATCTTTGCACCCGGAACCCCAGGTTAAGACGGGGTGTAATGTTCTGGTTGAAGCCGAATCGCAGGATGTTCTGCCCCTGTCCTCCCGAAATGAAAGTCATTTCGGTCAGCGGTGAGCGGGTGTCGTAGTATTTCACCTCATTTTCCTGGATGGCATACGGATCAAACGCCCGAAAGCCCAGCTGCGCCCCTACCTGCTGATGCGGTTGGTAGAAAGTGGGCCGCGTGGCCGTACCCAGGTTCCCCAGATCGACCAGATGATTCCAACTACGGCTTACATACGACCATCGGTGTATGCCCGTCAGGGTAGTATCCAGCCGGTAGCGCGCCGAGTCTCGATTATTCAGCACATCCTCTTCAAAAAAATGGAGTGCAGTATTGGGTCCATACAGGTTCTGAGTGCTATCGTCCAGAACGGCCCCACCCTGCTGGGCCGCACCACCGCCTCCCTGGGTAGGTATGCCTTGGGGTAGTGTAATCCCTCCCGGCCTGATTTGCGCACCGGCCGGCGTAAAAGCCAGCAACAACATACCTAGCAAGGTCATTAGTAGCCAGCAGCTTCGCCGTACAGAACTTTTGGTCTTCAGACCGTGGATGCGGGTATCGATAATGGGGCGTAAAAAAGTATTGTCGTTCATATAAAATTACGTGCTCGCCGATCGATCGTGCAGGGGTACCTCCACATTTTGTCGGAGCCAGGTCCGGAAAACATCGGTGTCGCGTCCAAAATCAATTTCTATTGGTATATAGCCAAACCGACGCAAAGCTCCGGCTTTCTCGGCCAAAGGTCGCAATTTGACTTTGTCTTTTTCGGTTGTCAGAATCAAATCCGCGTTTTTAGCATTATTTAACAATTCCTGGACCTCATCGGCAGTATAGCTGTGATGGTCGGGAAACAGGCTTACATCTTCCAGAGTGAATTGACTACGGACCTGTTCGATAAAAGCTTCGGGCCGGGCGATACCCGCTACTAAGGTAACGGACCGGGCACTCACTTCGGTATTTTCAAAATTACGTAGGGTACCATACCGGACACTCGAAAAAAAACAGGGGGTGGCAGGGTGGCAGTACCGTAAAATTTCTTCCTGGATCTCGGCACGACGGACAGCCCCCAGGTTCGTCGGGCACTTCGTGGTGATGACCGCATCCGCACGAGCCGCTCCACCTCGGTTTTCCCGGAGCCGCCCCCCGGGGAAAGGGTAATCCTGGTAGAAAGGCCGCTGGAAATCATTTAGCAACAGGTACCTGTCGGCCCGTAATGCCCGGTGCTGGTAAGCATCGTCCAACACCAGCAGCTCATGGTGGGGAAAACGCTCATGCAGCATTTCGCTGCCCTTCACCCGATCTTCGCAAACTGCCACCTTTATTTTTCCACCAAATTTTTCATAATATTGCAAAGGTTCATCGCCAATTTCCTCCGCCGTGGAATCGGGCGAAGCCAGTACAAAACCCCGGCTATGCCGACCATAGCCTCTACTCAACGCGACGATCTGATTCGTATTCGATAATTCCCGGACAAGGTACTCGACCAGGGGGGTCTTTCCTGTGCCGCCGACGGTCAGATTACCCACCACGACCGAAAATTGGGGAGTTGGGAATGATTTTAGTAGCTGACGGTCGTACCCAAAGTTACGTAATTCCATAAGCTGCCCATATAACCAGCTGAAAGGTGCAAGTAACCATTGAATTGTGTTACGTTCAGTAATTGGTTGACCGCGAAATGTATTTTTTTTCATATACTTGACCTCTTTTATCGCTTGACGCACCGTTTTTCATGCCTTTGCTAATCCAATACCAGCCTTATCTCCTTCAGTTCAACTTTGCGGCCGGTACTTCACGGGGAGTGCTTACAGCGAAAACATCCTGGTTTGTCAGGGTTTCAGACCAGGAGCAGCCGGGCGTCATTGGATACGGTGAATGTGGGCCTCTGGCTGGACTAAGTACCGACGATCTACCTGACTTTGAAACAAAGTTAACCGAGATTTGTCAGCTATTTAATAGTCTAGAACTCGATGTGTTTCCTTTCAACCTCCCGATCATTCTTGAGCAAGTCATTCCCCAGCAGTTTCCCTCCATCCGGTTCGGCATTGAAATGGCCCTGCTCGATTTCATGCAGGGCGGCAATCGGACGCCATTTCCCAATGCTTTTGCCCGCCACAAACAGGGTATCCCGATCAATGGGCTGGTGTGGATGGGTACGGAAGAATTCATGCAAAGTCAGATCGACGATAAAATAGCCCGGTCATTTACTACCATTAAGCTCAAAGTAGGAGCGCTCGATTTCGATCGGGAATGCCGGATTCTGGAAAATCTCCGGAGTCGGTTCTCTCCCGAAGAAATCACCCTGCGTGTGGATGCCAACGGCGCGTTTGGGGCGGATGATGCCATGGAAAAACTGAACCGGCTGGCGGAATTTTCTTTGCATTCCATCGAACAACCCATTGCGCCCGGACAGCCCGAACGCATGGCCGAACTCGTGGCTACTTCACCCATTCCCATTGCCCTGGACGAGGAATTGATCGGCAAAATGGACTATATGGAGAAATTTTCGCTCCTAAAATCCATCCATCCTCCTTTCATTATCCTCAAACCTACCCTTTTGGGCGGCTTCCAACAATGCCGCGAATGGATCGAAATTGCGCAAAGGCTCTCGATTGGCTGGTGGATTACGTCGGCGCTGGAGTCCAATGTGGGGCTCAATGCCATTGCACAGTTCACGGCACAATTTGATCCCACCTTACCTCAGGGATTGGGTACCGGGCAGATTTACCAGAACAACTTCCCCTCCCCCCTGTACATGGAGCACGGCTGTCTGCACGCCGACCCGAATACCGGCTGGGATTTATCCCCGCTCGAAAATTTGTGGCGGACTGTGTAGCAGGTTCATACCCAATCGATTCCCTTCCGTAGCTGGGCAAGGGTTTGGGCTTCCGGCGAATTCTCTTCGGGAATGAAATCGTACTCCCAGCGGGCCTGCGGCGGGAGACTCATCAGGATGGATTCGGTGCGTCCGTTGGTTTCCAGTCCAAATTTGGTACCTCGATCCCACACCAGATTGAACTCCACATAGCGGCCCCGGCGCAGGTACTGCCACTGCTTTTCCTGTTGGGCGTACGACTCTTCTCGATGCTTGCGCATGAAATATGTATAGAGCGGGGCAAAGTTTTCTCCAACTTCTTTAACAAAATCGAACAACGCTTCTTTAGACAAGTTTTGGCCGTTGCCCGGTTGGTCGGGTTTGAGGTAGTCGAAAAAAATGCCCCCCACCCCGCGGGTCTCATTACGGTGCGGGATATAAAAATATTCATCCGCCCAGTTTTTGAACCGGGGATAGAAATCGGCGTGGTGTCGATCGCATACCGCTTTCAATTCCCTATGGAAACGCTTGGCATCTTCTTCCACCACATAATGCGGTGTGAGGTCGATGCCGCCGCCAAACCAGCAGGTACCATTGCTTAGTTCGAAGTACCGCACATTCATGTGGATAATAGGTACCCTGGGCGAATGCGGGTGCATGACGATCGATACGCCCGTAGCCTTAAAATGGTAATCGTCGGTAGCATTGAGCTCCATTTGTGCCCGTAGCCGGGGATGTACCTCGCCCTGCACGCTGGAAAAATTCACGCCGCCCTTCTCGATGACATTACCACCCTGTAGGAGCCGGGTACGTCCGCCGCCGCCGGAATGATGTTCCCAGGCATCTTCTTTAAACTGGCCAAGTCCATCTTCCGCCTCCAGAGCGTGGCAGATTCTATCCTGTAGAGTTTTAAAAAACGATTCTATTTCTTCAACTTCCATTATTGATGCTGACAATTTTTGGCCAAAAATACACGATTTCCATCAGCGAGCACAATAATTGTAGGGTAGGTACACGCCTAGAAAGGTACCTTACCCAAAACACGACACGGTTTCAAAATGGTCTTTTTTCATCGGCAAGCCACAACAATTCATTCCGCTATTCAGTTAATGAATGCGAGTAACGTTAATCCCCTTTTCGGTCACTACTCATTTACCCTTGCATGAATTCCCAGCTTATCCAGTCCATTTGCCAACAACTGGCCTCGGCCTTTGAATCCAAAAACATCCCCCAACGCGAACAATATGATTCATTGCATCTCACGCAGTATAGTGTGCAGGATCTGCCCCTATTCATCGGAGATCTGATTACGAAGGCCCGTGACTACGACCTTACCCTCATTAGTAGCCATACCCCCGCTCCCAACTTGCCCGACCTGGCGCAAAATGCGAACAGCCCCATCTTGTATTTTGAAAAAACGTCTACCGGGGTCACCCCTGTATTGAGGGGAAAAAAGTTGGACGGCTCCACCCTGAGTATTACGTTTCAGCCTACTGGTGAGGTCCAAAACGTAGCTTCACCGATTCGTGACCCCTACCTTTGGCAAAACACCTCCCAGAAAAGCAAAAACGGACAAGCCCTGTACATAACGGCCTTTCCAATGGAGTCGTTGGTGAGCGAAAATACGCTGGCCTCGAGGGTACCTTTGTCTCCAGTTCAGCGGTTTTTCCGGTTATTAGCCAAAGAGAAAAAAGACATAGGATATATCTACCTCTACGCAATTGTCATAGGGCTCATCAGCCTTTCACTTCCTCTTGGCATTCAGGCACTTATCAACCTCATTTCGGGAGGTATGGTGTTCAGCTCGGTCTATCTGCTGCTGTTCGTGGTCATCGGTGGAGTGCTCGTTTCGGGTATCATGCAGATCATTCAGATTACCCTTGTGGAAATCCTTCAGCAACGTATTTTCGCCAAAGCCGCTTTCGAGTTCA is from Salmonirosea aquatica and encodes:
- the lpxK gene encoding tetraacyldisaccharide 4'-kinase is translated as MKKNTFRGQPITERNTIQWLLAPFSWLYGQLMELRNFGYDRQLLKSFPTPQFSVVVGNLTVGGTGKTPLVEYLVRELSNTNQIVALSRGYGRHSRGFVLASPDSTAEEIGDEPLQYYEKFGGKIKVAVCEDRVKGSEMLHERFPHHELLVLDDAYQHRALRADRYLLLNDFQRPFYQDYPFPGGRLRENRGGAARADAVITTKCPTNLGAVRRAEIQEEILRYCHPATPCFFSSVRYGTLRNFENTEVSARSVTLVAGIARPEAFIEQVRSQFTLEDVSLFPDHHSYTADEVQELLNNAKNADLILTTEKDKVKLRPLAEKAGALRRFGYIPIEIDFGRDTDVFRTWLRQNVEVPLHDRSAST
- a CDS encoding o-succinylbenzoate synthase, producing MPLLIQYQPYLLQFNFAAGTSRGVLTAKTSWFVRVSDQEQPGVIGYGECGPLAGLSTDDLPDFETKLTEICQLFNSLELDVFPFNLPIILEQVIPQQFPSIRFGIEMALLDFMQGGNRTPFPNAFARHKQGIPINGLVWMGTEEFMQSQIDDKIARSFTTIKLKVGALDFDRECRILENLRSRFSPEEITLRVDANGAFGADDAMEKLNRLAEFSLHSIEQPIAPGQPERMAELVATSPIPIALDEELIGKMDYMEKFSLLKSIHPPFIILKPTLLGGFQQCREWIEIAQRLSIGWWITSALESNVGLNAIAQFTAQFDPTLPQGLGTGQIYQNNFPSPLYMEHGCLHADPNTGWDLSPLENLWRTV
- the hemF gene encoding oxygen-dependent coproporphyrinogen oxidase — translated: MEVEEIESFFKTLQDRICHALEAEDGLGQFKEDAWEHHSGGGGRTRLLQGGNVIEKGGVNFSSVQGEVHPRLRAQMELNATDDYHFKATGVSIVMHPHSPRVPIIHMNVRYFELSNGTCWFGGGIDLTPHYVVEEDAKRFHRELKAVCDRHHADFYPRFKNWADEYFYIPHRNETRGVGGIFFDYLKPDQPGNGQNLSKEALFDFVKEVGENFAPLYTYFMRKHREESYAQQEKQWQYLRRGRYVEFNLVWDRGTKFGLETNGRTESILMSLPPQARWEYDFIPEENSPEAQTLAQLRKGIDWV